The genomic segment CAGGTGGCCGACGACCTCCTCGCGCACGCGCTGCACGCCCACCTCCAGCGGCACCTCGTCGGGCGGGATGATGTTGAGCGTCACCGTGCGCTGGCCGTTCACGCGGCGCAGCGTGCTTGTGTTCACCGTCTCCACGATGCGGGCGACGTCGGCCAGCGGCACCGTGGTGCCGTTGCGCGTGTGCACCGGCATGTCGTCAAGGGCGTCCGGCCCGCCCGCCAGGCCGTTCTCGGCGTTCAGGTAGATGTCCAGCTTGTCGTCGCCCAGGAAGAATTCGTCGGCGTAGGCGCCGTCGCCCAGCGTCGCCACGGCGGCGCCCAGCTCACGCGCGTCCAGGCCGAGTTCGGCGGCGCGGTTCCAGTCGGGGCGCACCTCCACCAGCGGCTGGGAGAGCGAGAGCGTCGAGGGGGTGGCCTGGATGCGCGGGTCGTCGAACACGGCCTGCGCGCGGCGGTAGGCCGTCAGCGCGGTGCGGTAGATGGCGGGCAGGTCGGTGCCCGAGACGTCCAGGTTGACGCTGCGCGTGCCGCCGTCGTTGCTGGTGATGATGGAGCCGCGTGCGGCGAAGGCGCGCATGCCCGGATACTGCTCGTAGCGCTCGGTGATCGCGTCCATCAGCGCCCGGATGTGGCCGGGATCCTGCGTCTCCGCGATGATGCGCATGTTGCTGGCTTCGGCGGAGAGGCTGAGGTAGGCGAGCGGCGGGATATCCGTCTCGCCCTTGGCGTAGGCCTCGCCGTCCGCGCCCACGTGCGGCAGGAACTCGGCTTCGATCTCCTGCGCGATCTCGGTCATGCGCTCCAGGTTGTAGCCGGGCGGGGCGTTCATCGTGGCGAAGGTCTTGGGCTCCTCGCCTTCCGGCAGGTAGGAGGCCGGCGGCGTCAGGAAGACGACGATGGCCGCGCTCGCCGCCACGGTGCCGGCCATCACCGCCAGCCGGCGCGGCCAGGTGGCGATCAGCCGGCCCACGCCCGCCGCCAGCGCCGGGCCCAGGCGCCCCCGCCCGCTGCCGCCGTGCACGTCGAAGCGCGCGGCGGCCGCCGGCACCACGGTGATCGCCACCAGCATCGACGCCAGGATCGCCGCCGAGACGGCGATGGCGATGTCGGAATAGAGTTGGCCGGCCTCTTCCTGGATGAAGACGATGGGCACGAAGACCAGCACGGTCGTCAGCGTGGAGGCCAGCACCGCCGGCCACACCTTCTGCACGCCCGCCACGGCGGCCTTCACCTTGTCCAGGCCCTTGCGGCGCTCCAGCTCGATGCTTTCCAGCACGACGATGCTGTTGTCGAGCGTCATGCCGATGGCGAAGGCGATACCGGCGAGCGAGATGACGTTGACCGTGCGCCCGGCGACCAGCAGCCCCAGAAAGCCGGCGATGGCGCACACCGGCACGCCCATCACCGCGATCCAGGTCGCGCGCGGGGAGCGCAGAAAGAGGAACATCACCCCCAGCGCCAGCACAGCGCCGATGCCCAGGTTGCGCCAGACGTTGGTGAGCGAGTCCGAGACGTAGGTGACGTCGTCGGCCGTCAGGCGCATCTTCATGCCCGCGGGGTTGAGAACCTCGCGGTTGATGTCGTCCATGGCGGCGACCAGCCCGTCCTTGATCTTCATCACGTTGGAGCCGGGCTGGCGGTAGATGCCCACGGTGATCGAGGGCTCGCCGTTGACCCAGGAGCGCTGGTCGGGCTCGCGGTGGGACAGCTCGATGTCCGCCACCTCGCCGAGCCGGGTGATGGCGTCGCCCCGCCGCGCCAGCACCAGCTGCTCCAGTTGCTGAACCTCGGAAAAGCGGCCCACGGTGCGCAGCAGGTAGCGGCGCTTGCCGGCCTCCAGGTCGCCGCCGGAAACGTCGCGGTTGCGCGCGCGGATGGCGTCGCGCACGTCGGCGACGGAGAGGTAGCGCTCGGTCAGGCGCGCGGGGTCCAGGTCGATGCGGATGCGGCGCTCGCTGCCGCCCCAGATGGCCGCTTCCGCCACGCCGGGCACGGACTCCATGCGCGGGCGCACGTGATCGCCCAGGAAGTCCCGCATCATCGTCAGGTCCAGCCCGCGTGGGTTGCCGTCCAGGGGCTGCACCCGGAAGTACATGAAGGAGTTCTGCGAGAACGAGGTGGCGTCGACGCTGGGCTCGTTCACGTTGTCCGGATAGCTGGGCACCTGGCTGAGCGCGTTGTTCACCCGGATCATCGCCTGGGTGATGTCGACGTCGTAGGGGAATTCCAGCTCGATGCTGGCCTGCCCGCTGGACGCGGTCGCCTCCAGTTTTTCCAGCCCCGGAATGTTGCGCAGGTACTCCTCCTGCTCGATCAGGATTTCCTG from the Limimonas halophila genome contains:
- a CDS encoding efflux RND transporter permease subunit, which translates into the protein MFEGLVRRGTLVTVALLIVCVLGIVAAFRIPVQMIPDLEVRTISVRTSWPGATPQDIEQEILIEQEEYLRNIPGLEKLEATASSGQASIELEFPYDVDITQAMIRVNNALSQVPSYPDNVNEPSVDATSFSQNSFMYFRVQPLDGNPRGLDLTMMRDFLGDHVRPRMESVPGVAEAAIWGGSERRIRIDLDPARLTERYLSVADVRDAIRARNRDVSGGDLEAGKRRYLLRTVGRFSEVQQLEQLVLARRGDAITRLGEVADIELSHREPDQRSWVNGEPSITVGIYRQPGSNVMKIKDGLVAAMDDINREVLNPAGMKMRLTADDVTYVSDSLTNVWRNLGIGAVLALGVMFLFLRSPRATWIAVMGVPVCAIAGFLGLLVAGRTVNVISLAGIAFAIGMTLDNSIVVLESIELERRKGLDKVKAAVAGVQKVWPAVLASTLTTVLVFVPIVFIQEEAGQLYSDIAIAVSAAILASMLVAITVVPAAAARFDVHGGSGRGRLGPALAAGVGRLIATWPRRLAVMAGTVAASAAIVVFLTPPASYLPEGEEPKTFATMNAPPGYNLERMTEIAQEIEAEFLPHVGADGEAYAKGETDIPPLAYLSLSAEASNMRIIAETQDPGHIRALMDAITERYEQYPGMRAFAARGSIITSNDGGTRSVNLDVSGTDLPAIYRTALTAYRRAQAVFDDPRIQATPSTLSLSQPLVEVRPDWNRAAELGLDARELGAAVATLGDGAYADEFFLGDDKLDIYLNAENGLAGGPDALDDMPVHTRNGTTVPLADVARIVETVNTSTLRRVNGQRTVTLNIIPPDEVPLEVGVQRVREEVVGHLRQRGEIPAQVGVEITGAADELQRTQEALWSNYLVAIAVVYLLLVAIFSHWGHPLLIMTAIPLGVAGGILGLKVMNVVGGALPAIGLPAIHQPFDMISMLGFLILMGTVVNNPILLVHRAQANLRAGETDVRAAVQEAVASRLRPIAMSTITTIVGLAPLVFIPGAGTELYRGVGAIVLFGIMGAAVVTLTFLPALTASVLRARARPA